A single Pygocentrus nattereri isolate fPygNat1 chromosome 28, fPygNat1.pri, whole genome shotgun sequence DNA region contains:
- the lhfpl5b gene encoding LHFPL tetraspan subfamily member 5b has product MEKMLPAQEAAKIYHTNYVRNARAIGVLWAIFSICFAIITVVVFIQPYWIGDSVNTPQAGYFGLFYYCIGNPITSELVCKGSVLDFNSIPSGAFKTAMFFVGTSMLLNVGTIICFSLFFFCNAGSVYKICAWMQTASAALLVMGCMIYPDGWDSAEVKRMCGERTGKYTLGNCTVRWAYILAIICILDALMLSLLAFTLGNRQDKLLPDEFQMDGEGKA; this is encoded by the exons ATGGAGAAGATGCTTCCTGCCCAAGAGGCAGCTAAAATCTACCACACCAACTATGTGAGAAATGCCAGAGCTATTGGTGTGCTCTGGGCTATTTTCTCAATTTGCTTCGCTATCATCACCGTGGTGGTGTTCATCCAGCCCTACTGGATTGGTGACAGCGTGAACACCCCGCAGGCGGGATACTTCGGTCTCTTCTACTACTGCATCGGCAACCCCATCACCTCAGAGCTGGTGTGTAAGGGGAGCGTTCTGGACTTTAACTCAATTCCTTCAGGGGCCTTCAAGACTGCCATGTTCTTCGTTGGCACCTCTATGCTGCTTAATGTGGGCACCATAATCTGCTTCagtctcttcttcttctgcaaCGCGGGCAGCGTTTACAAGATATGCGCCTGGATGCAAACCGCATCAG CTGCGCTGTTGGTGATGGGCTGTATGATTTACCCGGACGGCTGGGACTCAGCTGAGGTAAAGCGAATGTGCGGAGAGAGGACCGGTAAATACACCTTGGGTAACTGCACTGTCCGCTGGGCTTACATCCTCGCCATCATCTGCATCCTGGACGCACTCATGCTGTCTCTGCTCGCCTTCACTCTTGGCAACCGGCAGGACAAACTGCTACCTGACGAatttcagatggatggagaag GAAAAGCCTAA
- the LOC108442375 gene encoding colipase-like, which produces MLEALLMTTLCLTAVALPASPDIPHIPAPPAIPDIPDSPHVPHIHDPPAVPEDEGIIINLKNGELCLFSVQCKSSCCHRSSGIDLFRCAPRAAERETCSKKTLYGTYYYCPCENGLKCEGDWSIGGSITNTNFGTCTDPNSPH; this is translated from the exons ATGTTGGAGGCGCTGTTAATGACCACCCTGTGCCTGACAGCCGTGGCTCTGCCAGCTTCTCCTGATATTCCTCATATTCCTGCTCCTCCTGCTATTCCTGATATCCCTGATTCTCCACATGTTCCTCATATTCATGATCCTCCTGCTGTTCCTGAGGATGAAGGAATTATCATCAACCTG AAAAATGGGGAGCTGTGTTTGTTCAGTGTGCAGTGTAAGAGCTCCTGCTGCCATCGTTCCTCTGGCATCGACCTCTTTCGCTGTGCTCCACGTGCTGCAGAACGAGAGACATGCTCCAAAAAG ACCCTGTATGGTACGTACTACTACTGCCCCTGTGAGAACGGACTTAAGTGCGAAGGTGACTGGTCTATTGGAGGATCAATCACCAACACCAACTTTGGAACCTGCACGGACCCCAACTCTCCCCACTGA
- the LOC108442374 gene encoding colipase-like produces the protein MFKAIMVFTLCLMAIALATSADSPETTGIFINLANGELCAISSQCKSSCCHRVSAISLARCAPLAAERETCSKKSLYGTYYFCPCEDGLKCDGDWSIGGSIVNTNFGTCVDHNSPN, from the exons ATGTTTAAGGCTATTATGGTCTTTACTCTGTGCCTGATGGCCATTGCTCTGGCCACCTCTGCTGATTCTCCGGAAACTACAGGCATTTTCATCAACCTG GCAAATGGAGAGCTATGTGCCATCAGTAGTCAGTGTAAGAGCTCTTGTTGCCATCGGGTGAGTGCCATCAGCTTAGCTCGCTGTGCTCCACTTGCCGCAGAGCGAGAgacatgttccaaaaag AGTTTGTATGGAACATATTACTTCTGCCCTTGTGAGGATGGACTCAAATGTGACGGAGACTGGTCGATTGGGGGATCCATCGTCAACACCAACTTTGGAACATGTGTGGATCACAATTCTCCAAACTAA